Proteins co-encoded in one Nicotiana sylvestris chromosome 7, ASM39365v2, whole genome shotgun sequence genomic window:
- the LOC104233557 gene encoding F-box protein CPR1-like: MFPLEKFVMVASLKEDDKTWRRVDLPYDDVHSVKDGITFHGRLHCRIYSYENPYRVITFDPISENFGLFPIPEPPKHKHFNCEIGGLGVLDDCLCMSRGFICDYDYGIEILVMKEYGVKKSWTSLFFIKNRCFDPHGEFAVLPITAADNGEVALLINAHKTELVVYNPKNDKMRKLFLVEYMSGCISAFTYTLNLKDTLL; this comes from the coding sequence ATGTTTCCTTTAGAGAAGTTTGTTATGGTTGCTAGTCTTAAGGAGGACGACAAAACGTGGAGGAGAGTCGATTTGCCTTACGATGATGTCCACTCAGTGAAAGATGGGATTACGTTTCATGGACGACTTCACTGTAGGATATATTCATATGAAAATCCTTATAGAGTTATTACTTTTGATCCCATCTCTGAAAATTTCGGTTTGTTTCCAATTCCCGAGCCGCCTAAGCATAAACACTTTAATTGTGAAATAGGTGGTTTAGGAGTTTTAGATGATTGTCTTTGTATGAGTCGTGGTTTTATTTGTGATTATGATTACGGCATTGAGATATTGGTCATGAAGGAATATGGAGTAAAGAAATCATGGACATCCTTATTTTTTATAAAGAACCGATGCTTTGATCCTCATGGAGAGTTTGCAGTATTGCCCATTACCGCCGCAGACAACGGAGAAGTTGCTTTGCTAATTAACGCTCATAAAACTGAACTTGTTGTATACAATCCTAAGAATGATAAAATGCGAAAACTTTTTCTTGTCGAGTATATGAGTGGTTGTATATCAGCCTTTACCTATACGCTAAACTTGAAAGATACATTACTGTAG